A region of Micromonospora sp. WMMD882 DNA encodes the following proteins:
- a CDS encoding colicin E3/pyocin S6 family cytotoxin: MSVARRSGPYRATFRTVGRAGRRVAASLAVVMAVTLAGQAPAVDAAPAWSPPKAPEVAGVAATPLVHKTRPAWTAADRQRRGNPKVTWPAPGRATVDLTDVATDASRSNGTRTGKLPVRVTPPAGARPGSDDAVPVRQVTVEVLDQRSARDRGAPGVALTVSRADGVRRRDTVTVQVDYSGFARAYGADWANRLRLVRLPDGQPLPSTNDRRAAVVSAPVELPADGTAVTLAVTSGPSGDSGDFAATSLSPASTWQVGPQTGDFTWSYPFDAPPGVGGPEPSVALTYSSGAVDGRTAGTNTQGSWIGDGWDFWPGYIERQYTACNGDKEPMRGSPANNTAVNSGDLCWLKPDGNATISLNGRATELVKSAGNTWKGVSDDGSRIELSTNTGFGNGDDDGEYWKVTTPDGVQYFFGRNSGPGGASGTVATNSVWTVPVYGNHPDEHGYTAGNFAASRTTQAWRWNLDHVVDLHGNTLTYFYSREAGAYGREGDPTKRTTYHRGGWLSRVEYGNRSDATSTTQAAARLIFDPADRCESNCWSGSDAVASSWPDTPWDQYCRASPCTSQLSPTFWTAKRLAQVRSQVYSGAGTSYQDVTWWTLRHTYLQTGDNTGEPMWLAGVTRTGKVTSAGGPEVSDPEIVFDPGSEARPNRVDAIADGRSDLFRYRVNTVTTETGAQVAVTYSAPECARNALPQPHTNTKACFPRYWAPDGGEPERDWFHKYRVTRIDVYDNAGGFAHEQSNYDYLDSPAWHYEDSELVEEKERTWSQFRGYGHVRVRKGLETGVQSASEYRYFRGMDGDKQPTGTRSVTVTDSQNVAIADHEAYAGMLREETTLLGNGGDWVSGTINTPVRQGPTATSGPLKAWMTNVGTTRSRSRLAAGGVRWVKTVTTFNSDNLPTQVDDLGDESTAGDDRCTRTWYARNPTNHLLGRVKKVETVAVNCAATPSLPADMISSTRITYDLPGSDWNTYLPVKGNAVRTEEIASWSGTTPTWVTTARAVYDDNGRNKEAYDALDRKTTTAYTPATTGPVTAKTITNALGYSATTTYATAWHLPLTTTDNNNGGISEVTYDGLGRLLKAWRPGRAKATYPNAPDVEHSYLVRNTAPTAVTTWTMTPSVTYARRTSITLYDGLLRPRQTQTQATGGGRVLTDTVHDSRGLVQWTSQPYYDTTNDPPGTELVGQTGTPAVPAHTLNVYDGAARVTDAIFKVGVNQATNEKWRTTTSYDGERVSVTPPRGGTATTTISDARGRAVELRQYKNRADVGSDNPAHFDKTTYGYAAFGELASLTDPAGNTWRYAYDQLGRRVRDEDPDRGVTVSTYDAAGQLTTVTDARNRTLAYTYDSLGRRTTLRNDSVTGPKRAEWSYDTSVKGVGRLSAAIRYEPAGSTNAYRTDITGYDVAGRPLSSQLTLPAVDSALCAAGGSTPCTYPYATTYRPDGAVATSTLPAAGGLASEKLTYSYTDIGAPMVMLTAGSQIYVNNTVYDKLGNLSQRILGATGKRTWITHTTDQHTGRLLNTNAIPELKPEAVNFGYSYDERGNLTQIADTPAGGAADVQCFEYDYLRRLTAAWTPGPGACTTPSLGGLVGPARYWHSYTYDVTGNRKTETDHLAGTLRTYAYPAPGGAAGSRPHAVTSVVTTGTISRTDAYTYTGTGDTATRPGNQTLTWSPEGRLDHLAEPAGTTSYVYDADGNRLIRRDPTGATLYLPDGTEVRKPTASAAAGTRYYSHAGTVVAMRSLTGLTWLVNDHHGTAEVSIANTDLSVTRRRTLPFGNDRGTPTGAWPAIMDKGFLGGTRDNTGLVHIGAREYDPALGRFISVDPLQDLGDPQQWNGYAYGNNSPATFSDPSGLTFFEDAHGGGQIAHPKSGAGGGKNTGGGMQVSGTSLNQYRGIQLGGTGGGKTTEGRDARTLDQVALAMTNNQREFRDLDPVEQRNAQWMAFCYNSPDICRQIDKEEQQKFRQALGDVVLELTGAADAIDCADGSATGCVFLSIDILLPRLGKVRSFGRAGAVLLDAGRASDDVPWGGLCSFSGDTQVLMADGTTKPLSAIRLGDTVLATDPETGEQGPRPVTHLWIHEDTLLTLIVDGQPLDTTADHPLWNATRQQWQPAGTLTPGQHLRTPDGTTAQINGTRPTHDTTTTTYNLTIAHIHTYYVLAGDTPVLVHNDGGYTPPPSDKALPGFPDATYVGRGSPKAGGGYRARWSLSDGRILEWDSAHGTIEMWTNGKKNAKHMGEFNPATGEQLPGRKGQPVPGRKLGGC; this comes from the coding sequence ATGTCCGTCGCACGCCGCTCAGGTCCGTACCGGGCCACTTTCCGGACGGTCGGTAGGGCCGGCCGCCGGGTCGCCGCGTCGCTCGCCGTCGTCATGGCGGTCACCCTCGCCGGCCAGGCGCCGGCCGTCGACGCGGCCCCCGCCTGGTCCCCGCCGAAGGCCCCCGAGGTGGCCGGGGTGGCGGCCACCCCACTGGTCCACAAGACCAGGCCCGCCTGGACGGCAGCAGACCGGCAGCGTCGCGGGAACCCGAAGGTCACCTGGCCTGCTCCGGGCCGGGCGACGGTCGACCTGACCGACGTGGCGACCGACGCCAGCCGGAGCAACGGAACCAGGACCGGGAAGCTCCCGGTACGGGTGACGCCGCCCGCCGGGGCCCGGCCCGGGTCCGATGACGCGGTTCCCGTACGTCAGGTGACCGTCGAGGTCCTGGACCAACGGTCCGCGCGGGACCGGGGCGCGCCCGGGGTGGCGCTCACGGTGAGCCGGGCCGACGGCGTGCGCCGGCGGGACACCGTGACGGTGCAGGTGGATTATTCCGGGTTCGCCCGAGCCTACGGGGCCGACTGGGCGAACCGGCTCCGGCTGGTCCGCCTGCCGGACGGCCAGCCGCTGCCCAGCACGAACGACCGACGTGCCGCAGTGGTGTCCGCGCCGGTCGAGTTGCCCGCCGACGGCACGGCGGTGACTCTCGCCGTCACCAGCGGGCCGTCCGGCGACTCGGGTGACTTCGCCGCCACCAGCCTGTCCCCGGCCTCCACCTGGCAGGTCGGGCCGCAGACCGGCGACTTCACCTGGTCGTACCCGTTCGACGCACCCCCCGGGGTCGGCGGGCCGGAGCCGTCCGTCGCGTTGACGTACTCCTCCGGGGCGGTCGACGGACGCACCGCGGGCACGAACACCCAGGGCTCGTGGATCGGCGACGGCTGGGACTTCTGGCCCGGCTACATCGAGCGGCAGTACACCGCGTGCAACGGCGACAAGGAGCCGATGCGAGGCAGCCCCGCCAACAACACCGCGGTCAACAGCGGTGACCTGTGCTGGTTGAAGCCGGACGGCAACGCCACCATCTCGCTCAACGGCCGCGCCACCGAGCTGGTCAAGTCTGCCGGCAACACCTGGAAGGGCGTCAGCGACGACGGCTCCAGGATCGAACTGTCGACCAACACGGGATTCGGCAACGGGGACGACGACGGCGAGTACTGGAAGGTCACCACGCCCGACGGCGTCCAGTACTTCTTCGGCCGCAACTCGGGCCCCGGCGGGGCCTCCGGGACCGTCGCGACGAACTCGGTGTGGACCGTGCCCGTGTACGGCAACCACCCCGACGAGCACGGCTACACCGCCGGGAACTTCGCCGCCTCCCGCACCACGCAGGCCTGGCGTTGGAACCTCGACCACGTCGTGGATCTGCACGGCAACACGCTCACCTACTTCTACAGCCGGGAGGCGGGCGCCTACGGTCGGGAAGGCGACCCGACCAAGCGCACCACCTACCACCGCGGCGGCTGGTTGAGCCGCGTCGAGTACGGCAACCGCAGCGACGCCACGTCCACCACGCAGGCCGCCGCCAGGCTGATCTTCGACCCCGCCGACCGCTGTGAGAGCAACTGCTGGTCCGGGTCTGACGCGGTCGCGTCGTCGTGGCCGGACACCCCCTGGGACCAGTACTGCAGGGCCAGCCCCTGCACCAGCCAACTGTCACCGACCTTCTGGACCGCCAAGCGGCTGGCTCAGGTCCGTTCCCAGGTCTACTCCGGCGCCGGCACCTCCTATCAGGACGTGACCTGGTGGACCCTGCGGCACACCTACCTGCAGACCGGCGACAACACCGGCGAGCCGATGTGGCTGGCCGGAGTGACCCGTACCGGCAAGGTGACCAGCGCGGGCGGCCCGGAGGTCTCCGATCCGGAGATCGTCTTCGATCCTGGCAGTGAGGCGCGCCCCAACCGGGTCGACGCCATCGCCGACGGCCGGTCGGACCTGTTCCGGTACCGCGTGAACACGGTGACCACCGAGACCGGCGCCCAGGTCGCGGTCACCTACTCGGCCCCGGAGTGCGCCCGCAACGCTCTCCCGCAACCGCACACCAACACGAAGGCGTGCTTCCCCCGCTACTGGGCGCCCGACGGCGGGGAACCGGAACGGGACTGGTTCCACAAGTACCGGGTCACCCGCATCGACGTGTACGACAACGCCGGCGGGTTCGCGCACGAGCAGAGCAACTACGACTACCTCGACAGCCCGGCCTGGCACTACGAGGACTCGGAGCTGGTCGAGGAGAAGGAGCGCACCTGGAGCCAGTTCCGCGGCTACGGGCACGTCCGGGTCCGCAAGGGTCTGGAGACGGGCGTGCAGTCCGCCAGCGAGTACCGCTACTTCCGGGGCATGGACGGCGACAAACAGCCGACCGGCACCCGCAGCGTGACCGTCACCGACTCGCAGAACGTGGCGATCGCCGACCACGAGGCGTACGCCGGGATGCTCCGCGAGGAGACGACCCTGCTCGGCAACGGCGGGGACTGGGTGTCCGGCACCATCAACACCCCTGTCCGGCAGGGCCCCACCGCCACCTCGGGCCCGCTGAAGGCGTGGATGACCAACGTGGGTACCACCCGGTCGCGCAGCCGACTCGCCGCCGGGGGCGTCCGCTGGGTCAAGACCGTCACCACGTTCAACAGTGACAACCTGCCCACCCAGGTCGACGACCTCGGCGACGAGTCGACCGCGGGCGACGACAGGTGCACCCGCACCTGGTATGCCCGTAACCCGACCAATCACCTGCTGGGTCGGGTCAAGAAAGTCGAGACGGTCGCCGTCAACTGCGCCGCGACGCCCAGTCTGCCCGCCGACATGATCTCCAGCACCCGGATCACGTACGACCTGCCGGGCAGCGACTGGAACACCTACCTCCCGGTCAAGGGGAACGCGGTCCGTACCGAGGAGATCGCCTCGTGGTCGGGCACCACCCCCACCTGGGTCACCACCGCGCGGGCGGTCTACGACGACAACGGCCGCAACAAGGAGGCCTACGACGCGCTCGACCGCAAGACGACCACCGCCTACACCCCGGCCACCACCGGACCGGTGACCGCCAAGACGATCACCAACGCGCTTGGGTACAGCGCCACCACCACCTACGCGACCGCCTGGCACCTCCCGTTGACGACCACCGACAACAACAACGGCGGGATCTCCGAGGTCACCTACGACGGACTCGGTCGGCTACTGAAGGCGTGGCGACCGGGGCGCGCCAAGGCGACCTACCCCAACGCCCCGGACGTCGAGCACAGCTACCTGGTCCGCAACACCGCGCCGACCGCGGTCACCACCTGGACGATGACGCCGAGCGTCACCTACGCCCGCCGGACGTCGATCACCCTCTACGACGGGCTGCTGCGGCCGCGCCAGACCCAGACGCAGGCGACCGGCGGCGGCCGGGTGCTCACCGACACCGTCCACGACTCACGTGGCCTGGTGCAGTGGACCTCCCAGCCCTACTACGACACGACCAACGACCCGCCGGGCACGGAGTTGGTGGGCCAGACCGGCACCCCGGCGGTGCCCGCGCACACCCTGAACGTCTACGACGGGGCCGCCCGCGTCACCGACGCCATCTTCAAGGTCGGCGTGAACCAGGCCACCAACGAGAAGTGGCGCACCACCACCAGCTACGACGGTGAACGGGTCAGTGTCACCCCGCCGCGGGGCGGCACCGCCACCACGACCATCAGCGATGCCCGGGGCCGCGCCGTCGAGCTGCGGCAGTACAAGAACCGGGCCGACGTGGGCAGCGACAATCCTGCGCACTTCGACAAGACCACCTACGGTTACGCCGCGTTCGGCGAACTGGCCAGCCTCACCGACCCGGCCGGCAACACCTGGCGGTACGCGTACGACCAGCTCGGTCGTCGGGTCCGGGACGAGGACCCGGACCGGGGGGTCACCGTCTCCACCTACGACGCGGCCGGGCAGTTGACCACGGTCACCGACGCCCGCAACCGAACCCTCGCGTACACGTACGACAGTCTCGGCCGCCGGACCACGCTGCGGAACGACTCGGTCACCGGCCCGAAGCGGGCCGAGTGGAGCTACGACACGTCGGTCAAGGGCGTGGGCCGGCTGAGCGCGGCGATCCGGTACGAGCCGGCCGGCTCCACGAACGCGTACCGGACCGACATCACCGGGTACGACGTGGCCGGCCGTCCCCTGAGCAGCCAGCTCACCCTCCCGGCGGTCGACAGCGCGCTCTGCGCGGCCGGCGGCAGCACGCCCTGCACGTACCCGTACGCGACGACCTACCGGCCCGACGGCGCGGTCGCCACCAGCACGCTTCCCGCCGCCGGTGGTCTGGCCAGCGAGAAGCTGACCTACAGCTACACCGACATCGGGGCGCCGATGGTCATGCTGACCGCAGGATCGCAGATCTACGTCAACAACACCGTCTACGACAAGCTCGGCAACCTCAGCCAACGGATCCTGGGGGCGACCGGCAAGCGCACCTGGATCACCCACACCACCGACCAGCACACCGGCCGGCTGCTCAACACCAACGCCATCCCGGAGCTCAAACCGGAGGCGGTCAACTTCGGCTACAGCTACGACGAACGGGGCAACCTCACCCAGATCGCCGACACGCCCGCAGGTGGGGCCGCCGACGTCCAGTGCTTCGAGTACGACTACCTGCGTCGCCTGACGGCCGCGTGGACGCCGGGCCCCGGCGCCTGCACGACTCCCAGCCTCGGGGGTCTGGTCGGCCCGGCCCGCTACTGGCACTCCTACACGTACGACGTGACCGGTAACCGCAAGACCGAGACCGACCACCTGGCCGGCACGCTCCGCACCTACGCCTACCCCGCGCCCGGCGGGGCCGCCGGCTCCCGCCCGCACGCGGTGACCTCGGTGGTCACCACCGGCACGATCAGCAGGACCGACGCCTACACGTACACCGGCACCGGCGACACGGCCACCCGGCCGGGCAACCAGACGCTGACGTGGAGCCCCGAGGGCCGGCTCGACCATCTCGCCGAGCCCGCCGGCACCACCAGCTACGTATACGACGCCGACGGCAACCGGCTCATCCGCCGTGACCCCACGGGCGCCACCCTCTACCTGCCGGACGGCACCGAGGTACGCAAACCCACCGCGAGCGCCGCAGCGGGCACCCGCTACTACTCGCACGCCGGCACGGTCGTCGCGATGCGTTCCCTCACCGGCCTGACGTGGCTGGTCAACGACCACCACGGCACGGCCGAGGTCAGCATCGCCAACACGGACCTGTCGGTCACCCGGCGGCGCACCCTGCCGTTCGGCAACGATCGCGGCACCCCCACCGGAGCGTGGCCCGCCATCATGGACAAGGGTTTCCTGGGCGGCACCAGGGACAACACCGGGCTGGTCCACATCGGGGCCCGCGAGTACGATCCGGCGCTCGGCCGGTTCATCAGCGTGGACCCGCTTCAGGACCTCGGCGATCCACAACAGTGGAACGGCTACGCGTACGGCAACAACAGCCCGGCCACCTTCTCCGACCCGTCCGGCCTGACCTTCTTCGAGGACGCCCACGGCGGCGGCCAGATCGCGCACCCGAAAAGCGGCGCGGGCGGCGGCAAGAACACCGGCGGCGGCATGCAGGTCAGCGGCACCTCGTTGAACCAGTACCGCGGCATCCAACTCGGCGGCACCGGAGGCGGCAAGACCACCGAGGGCAGGGACGCCCGGACCCTCGACCAGGTCGCGCTTGCCATGACCAACAACCAGCGGGAGTTCCGCGACCTCGACCCCGTCGAGCAGCGGAATGCGCAGTGGATGGCCTTCTGCTACAACTCACCCGACATCTGCCGACAGATCGACAAGGAGGAGCAGCAGAAGTTCCGGCAGGCCCTTGGCGACGTCGTCCTGGAGCTCACCGGCGCCGCCGACGCCATCGACTGCGCCGACGGCAGCGCGACCGGCTGCGTGTTCCTCTCCATCGACATCCTGTTGCCCCGGCTCGGCAAGGTCAGATCCTTCGGCCGCGCCGGGGCGGTCCTACTCGACGCCGGGCGGGCCAGCGACGACGTGCCCTGGGGAGGCCTGTGCAGCTTCAGCGGCGACACCCAAGTGCTCATGGCCGACGGCACCACCAAACCCCTCAGCGCCATCCGCCTCGGCGACACCGTCCTCGCCACCGACCCCGAAACCGGCGAGCAGGGCCCCCGACCCGTCACCCACCTCTGGATCCACGAAGACACCCTGCTCACCCTGATCGTCGACGGCCAACCACTCGACACCACCGCCGACCACCCCCTCTGGAACGCCACCCGACAGCAGTGGCAACCCGCCGGCACCCTCACCCCAGGACAACACCTCCGCACCCCCGACGGCACGACCGCCCAGATCAACGGCACCCGCCCCACCCACGACACCACCACAACCACCTACAACCTCACCATCGCCCACATCCACACGTACTATGTACTCGCCGGCGACACGCCGGTGCTCGTACACAATGATGGGGGTTACACGCCTCCGCCATCGGATAAGGCACTTCCGGGCTTCCCTGATGCGACATACGTTGGGCGTGGATCACCGAAAGCCGGCGGCGGATATCGTGCTCGTTGGTCCTTGTCGGACGGCCGAATTCTCGAGTGGGATTCGGCGCACGGCACAATTGAGATGTGGACCAATGGCAAAAAGAACGCCAAGCATATGGGGGAGTTCAATCCAGCTACGGGCGAGCAACTCCCCGGCAGAAAGGGTCAGCCGGTGCCAGGGCGCAAGCTGGGAGGTTGCTGA
- a CDS encoding DNRLRE domain-containing protein, which yields MTSPLLGAPAHAAVLPPQAAASAATPSAAADEAAAAELAYRTRKPILVTGATTETSRAWAYPDGTFSAELHAAPVRARVGTGQWVDVDLTLRRLPDGNVAPAVDANGLWLSGARDAATDVLAVAGSGEQRVELGWTGALPEPQLDGVTATYAEVKPGVDLVVEARRTGFQYSFTVKDATAAATMQTISLPWSTGPSGDRNRAANAPTRTATVSQGEMWDARSLPSGDPAHRAEVEVVTAIGEDGGQELVMTPDPGFYEDSQLTYPVTIDPSVNLAPGFDAYVQNTIATTDKSGDTELRLGYSDDGGAGCSSGCTARSLLNFQRLGGLDGATVISAELFLWNFYSWSCTAASWESWRVSWANSSARWGNQPAWLEQDGTSTGTKGYGPNCADGWVSVSVKKSFQAAFDSAEQQWANIGLRATSESNHNGWKKFNSSEAATHTPYVTLKYNRTPNSPTSLKIDSCYSACTSPAVVRSGTPQLAATVSDPDTGTLRAEYQVYNSTKGTLMAKSGTAVTGVSSGTARPWRVVPLTGAALADGTYHWRVKACDAYLCGDYSAWFTFTVNTQDPSLPAVSSSAYPEKSTGGWNGGPGQPGSFTYGPGGATEVAEYVYQLNGDPLVTVPAGTPQTQLLTTNQQQVSSGLTGFTAGQYATISRSTARGHQSQDSLQVTPAASGTAAGAAFAYATVGGEWSGGFHLGMQAGRRYWVTGWVYVPGATGLNPTDWRGLAIVPTYHNAGAYTHVLSSRPTATDTWQRLSVVLTVPVTATEAFVRLYNGFAPGTGKSVFWDDLSVREVTGTTTAETITPARDGLNVLAVQSRTAAGATSDPRVYQFLVNPSTDSWHWTLDDATGTAASSVPGNTRPAALSGSGVTWQPDGRVGGAVTTDGSGQLTTSSPVLDTNAPEGFTVAAWVRLTDLASPHAAVSQDGTTTSLFRLGLRTDVDVDGDGAADPAWCFTLAQTDSGAANQTAACTADYVVDGDWVSLVGVYDRPTSTIRLYVNGTPDLGGSYAEAAHTTPWSATGPLALARALDAGAAAERWVGDLDHVYASQGVWGPGEVIDHAFA from the coding sequence TTGACATCGCCTCTGCTCGGGGCACCCGCCCACGCTGCGGTCCTGCCACCACAAGCCGCAGCGTCCGCCGCAACGCCTTCCGCAGCGGCCGACGAGGCAGCAGCCGCTGAGCTGGCCTACCGTACCCGTAAGCCGATCCTGGTCACCGGGGCGACGACGGAGACCAGCCGGGCCTGGGCGTACCCGGACGGCACCTTCAGCGCCGAGCTGCACGCGGCGCCCGTACGCGCCCGCGTCGGCACCGGGCAGTGGGTCGACGTCGACCTGACACTTCGTCGGCTGCCGGACGGGAACGTGGCACCGGCCGTCGACGCCAACGGGCTGTGGCTGTCCGGCGCGCGGGACGCCGCGACGGACGTGCTGGCCGTGGCCGGCAGCGGCGAGCAGCGGGTCGAGTTGGGTTGGACGGGGGCGCTGCCCGAGCCGCAGCTCGACGGGGTGACCGCTACTTATGCCGAGGTGAAGCCGGGCGTCGACCTGGTGGTCGAGGCCAGACGGACCGGCTTTCAGTACTCGTTCACTGTCAAGGACGCCACCGCAGCGGCCACCATGCAGACCATCAGCCTGCCGTGGTCGACCGGCCCGTCCGGTGATCGCAACCGCGCTGCCAACGCGCCGACCCGAACCGCAACCGTGTCGCAGGGCGAGATGTGGGACGCCCGGTCGCTGCCGTCGGGCGATCCGGCGCACCGAGCCGAGGTCGAGGTGGTGACCGCGATCGGTGAGGACGGCGGCCAGGAACTCGTGATGACCCCTGATCCGGGCTTCTACGAGGACAGTCAACTCACGTACCCGGTGACCATCGATCCGTCGGTGAATCTCGCGCCAGGGTTCGACGCCTATGTCCAGAACACCATCGCCACCACCGACAAGTCGGGGGACACCGAGCTGCGGCTGGGCTACAGCGACGACGGCGGCGCGGGCTGTTCCTCCGGCTGCACGGCCCGGTCGCTGCTGAACTTCCAACGCCTCGGTGGTCTGGACGGCGCCACGGTCATCTCCGCCGAGCTGTTCCTGTGGAACTTCTACTCCTGGTCGTGCACGGCGGCGTCGTGGGAGTCGTGGCGGGTCAGTTGGGCCAACTCCTCCGCCCGCTGGGGCAACCAGCCGGCCTGGCTCGAACAGGACGGCACCTCCACCGGCACCAAGGGCTACGGCCCCAACTGCGCCGACGGCTGGGTCTCGGTATCGGTCAAGAAGAGTTTCCAGGCCGCCTTCGACTCCGCTGAACAGCAGTGGGCCAACATCGGGTTGCGGGCGACCAGCGAGTCCAACCACAACGGTTGGAAGAAGTTCAACTCGTCCGAGGCGGCGACACACACGCCGTACGTGACGCTCAAGTACAACCGCACCCCGAACAGCCCCACCAGCCTGAAGATCGACTCGTGCTATTCGGCCTGCACGTCCCCGGCGGTGGTCCGTTCCGGCACTCCCCAGCTCGCCGCCACCGTGTCCGATCCGGACACCGGCACCCTGCGCGCCGAGTACCAGGTCTACAACAGCACCAAGGGCACCCTGATGGCGAAGTCCGGGACCGCCGTGACCGGTGTGTCGTCGGGCACCGCCCGGCCGTGGCGGGTCGTTCCGCTCACCGGCGCCGCCCTGGCGGACGGCACCTACCACTGGCGGGTGAAGGCATGTGACGCCTACCTGTGCGGCGACTACTCGGCCTGGTTCACCTTCACTGTGAACACGCAGGACCCGTCCCTGCCGGCTGTTTCGAGCAGCGCCTACCCCGAGAAGAGCACCGGGGGTTGGAACGGCGGTCCCGGTCAGCCCGGCTCGTTCACCTACGGGCCCGGCGGTGCCACGGAGGTGGCGGAGTACGTCTACCAGCTCAACGGCGACCCGCTGGTGACCGTGCCCGCCGGCACTCCCCAGACCCAGTTGCTGACCACCAACCAGCAGCAGGTTTCCAGCGGGCTCACCGGCTTCACCGCCGGCCAGTACGCGACGATCTCCCGTTCCACCGCCCGCGGCCACCAGAGTCAGGATTCGCTTCAGGTCACCCCGGCCGCGTCCGGGACCGCGGCGGGGGCTGCGTTCGCGTATGCGACCGTCGGCGGGGAGTGGAGCGGCGGGTTCCACCTCGGCATGCAGGCCGGTAGGCGGTACTGGGTCACCGGCTGGGTCTACGTCCCGGGGGCGACCGGGCTCAACCCGACGGACTGGCGTGGTCTCGCCATCGTTCCCACGTACCACAACGCCGGCGCCTACACCCACGTCCTGTCATCCCGGCCCACCGCGACCGACACGTGGCAGCGGCTCTCGGTCGTGCTGACCGTGCCGGTGACCGCGACCGAGGCTTTCGTGCGCCTCTACAACGGCTTCGCGCCGGGCACCGGCAAGAGCGTGTTCTGGGACGACCTGTCCGTGCGGGAGGTGACCGGGACGACCACCGCCGAGACGATCACGCCGGCCCGGGACGGGCTGAACGTCCTGGCGGTGCAGTCCCGTACCGCCGCTGGCGCCACCTCCGATCCCCGGGTCTACCAGTTCCTGGTCAATCCGAGCACCGACAGTTGGCACTGGACGCTGGACGACGCCACCGGGACAGCGGCTTCCTCCGTGCCGGGGAACACCCGGCCGGCCGCTCTCAGCGGGAGCGGCGTGACCTGGCAGCCGGACGGCCGGGTGGGCGGCGCGGTCACCACCGACGGCAGCGGCCAACTCACGACCTCGTCCCCCGTGCTCGACACCAACGCTCCCGAGGGTTTCACGGTCGCGGCCTGGGTCAGGCTCACCGACCTGGCCAGCCCACACGCCGCTGTCTCCCAGGACGGCACCACCACCTCGTTGTTCCGGCTGGGCCTCCGTACCGACGTCGACGTCGACGGTGACGGCGCGGCCGATCCGGCGTGGTGTTTCACCCTGGCTCAGACCGACAGCGGCGCCGCCAACCAGACGGCCGCCTGCACCGCCGACTACGTGGTCGACGGTGACTGGGTCAGCCTCGTCGGCGTCTACGACCGACCGACCAGCACGATCCGCCTGTACGTCAACGGCACGCCGGACCTCGGCGGGTCTTACGCCGAGGCCGCGCACACCACACCCTGGTCGGCCACCGGGCCACTCGCGCTGGCCCGGGCCCTCGACGCCGGGGCGGCCGCCGAACGATGGGTCGGCGACCTCGACCACGTCTACGCCAGCCAGGGCGTCTGGGGTCCCGGTGAGGTGATCGACCATGCCTTCGCCTGA